Within Deltaproteobacteria bacterium, the genomic segment CGCTTCATTAACAATAGTTTCCAATTGCTCTGCCACCTTGTCTTCGATCCAATCCGCTCCACATTGGGAACACACTTCAGCCGGGACATCCCTTACCACAACAACTCCAAACCCCAATTCCACGGAAAAAATAGTCCTTCCTTTTTTCCTGGTTCCCCCGCACAAGGGACATTGAAAAGGTTCTTTATTGATTACCACGATTCCTCCTTGTTTTAAAATTGGTCTCGAAATGTTCCAGATCAGGCGTATAGGCAGTAATGATGAAGCAAATGTTATTGTATTCATCAAGGGCAATAACGACGTGCAAGGGCTTCTCATTAACCCAACCTAAAAATAGAGCACCCGGGTAAGGCTTTTGTTCTGAATAGTCTTCAATAATCTCTCCCGAGAGCAACACCCGTTTGACCATGTCTCTGGAAATCTCTCGTTCTAACATTCTCTCAAGGGCATGTTTCTGCCACTCGATTGATCCATTCTGAATGGCCCTTGCCACCTCATCTTTTATCATAAATTTTCCTTAACAATCGGAACCAAAACACCGTATATAGTAATCATATATTAGGCTTAGAGGAAGAAAAGTCAAGTAGATTCATTTAATTGTCTGTTGGTGATTGCTTGTTTTTTTAATGAGGTATATTATTCAATCATTGAACTTTCAGAGGATCACAGGTAAATGCCCGATAACAACTCTAAAAAAATAATCGTCATCGGCGGGGGACTGGCCGGATGCGAGGCCGCCTGGCAGGCCTTGAGACAGGGGGTTCCGATCCGGCTCCTGGAGATGAAGCCCTTGCGGTTTTCTCCGGCTCATGGCTCTCCTTTATTGGCCGAGTTGGTCTGCAGCAACTCCTTCCGCTCCCAGGACCTGGATAGTGCGGTAGGGCTGCTCAAGGAAGAAATGCATCGATTGGGCTCCATCGTTATGGAGGCGGCCCGGATACATCAGGTCCCGGCCGGAAAGGCCCTGGCCGTGGACCGGGAGGGGTTCGCCAGAGAGATTACCTCAAGAATTGCCGCCCATCCCTTGATAGAGGTTATCCACCAGGACGTTTTCACCCTTCCTGAAAAAAGTCCGCTGATCCTGGCGACCGGGCCTTTAACTACGGACGAATTGGCCCGGGACCTCGGACGGTTGGTCGGTTCAAATCATCTGCACTTCTACGATGCCATTGCCCCTATTATCCATCTGGATTCCATTGATTTCAACAAGGCTTACCTCGGTTCGCGGTACGGCCATGGGGGAGCGGATTACATCAATTGCCCTATGGATGAAGGGGAATACACGGTTTTTCTGGAACAAATGCTTCAGGCGGAACAAGTGCCTCTTCATTCTTTCGAAGAAGTGCGTTATTTTGAAGGCTGTCTTCCTGTTGAAATAATGGCCCAGAGAGGCAGAGACACCTTACGGTTCGGCCCCATGAAACCGGTGGGATTGCCTGATCCAAAGACCGGAGAGATCCCTTTTGCCGTGGTTCAGCTTCGTCAGGATAACCAGGAAGGGACTTTATATAACATGGTCGGA encodes:
- a CDS encoding type II toxin-antitoxin system MqsA family antitoxin, whose product is MNTITFASSLLPIRLIWNISRPILKQGGIVVINKEPFQCPLCGGTRKKGRTIFSVELGFGVVVVRDVPAEVCSQCGADWIEDKVAEQLETIVNEARQKHHLVEVTTLSPELSQAV
- a CDS encoding DUF4258 domain-containing protein — protein: MIKDEVARAIQNGSIEWQKHALERMLEREISRDMVKRVLLSGEIIEDYSEQKPYPGALFLGWVNEKPLHVVIALDEYNNICFIITAYTPDLEHFETNFKTRRNRGNQ
- the trmFO gene encoding methylenetetrahydrofolate--tRNA-(uracil(54)-C(5))-methyltransferase (FADH(2)-oxidizing) TrmFO → MPDNNSKKIIVIGGGLAGCEAAWQALRQGVPIRLLEMKPLRFSPAHGSPLLAELVCSNSFRSQDLDSAVGLLKEEMHRLGSIVMEAARIHQVPAGKALAVDREGFAREITSRIAAHPLIEVIHQDVFTLPEKSPLILATGPLTTDELARDLGRLVGSNHLHFYDAIAPIIHLDSIDFNKAYLGSRYGHGGADYINCPMDEGEYTVFLEQMLQAEQVPLHSFEEVRYFEGCLPVEIMAQRGRDTLRFGPMKPVGLPDPKTGEIPFAVVQLRQDNQEGTLYNMVGFQTKLKWPEQERVFRLIPGLEKAEFARLGSIHRNTFVNGPEVLLPTLQLKKAPHIILAGQITGVEGYVESAAMGILAGINACRFLQDKPLVIPPPTTAIGALVAHISQKPKKDFQPMNVNFGLFPPLEGKIPRRLRGKTYSERALADLKAWMAEWELGK